CCTTGCCCTCGGTCGCGGCGACGAGGTCCTGGCGGGCGCGGGCCACGCGGGAGCGGATGGTGCCCACGCGCACGCCGGCGATGTCGGCGGCTTCCTTGTAGGTGTAGCCGAGCACCTGGGTCAGGATCAGCGCTTCACGACGGTCCTGGTCCAGCGATTCCATGAGCACCCGCGCGTCGACCAGTTCGGCCCAGGACGTGCCCGTGGACGATGCCTGGGTGGCGTCCTCCCATGCCACCGCGGACTTGCGGGGCCGGGCCATGTCGTGGCGCACGGAGTCGACCCACGCGCGGCGGGCGAGCGACAGCAGCCACGTGCGGGCGGAGGACCGGCCGGCGAAACGGGGCAGCGCGGACATGACGCGGAGGTACGTCTCCTGCGTCAG
This genomic stretch from Corynebacterium hansenii harbors:
- a CDS encoding RNA polymerase sigma factor codes for the protein MTDRQREDDRVTALALKAGRGDRAALTEFIRATQQDVWRLLAHLANTDVADDLTQETYLRVMSALPRFAGRSSARTWLLSLARRAWVDSVRHDMARPRKSAVAWEDATQASSTGTSWAELVDARVLMESLDQDRREALILTQVLGYTYKEAADIAGVRVGTIRSRVARARQDLVAATEGKGDGAADEDDEPGKRHLAAI